The following are encoded in a window of Astyanax mexicanus isolate ESR-SI-001 chromosome 6, AstMex3_surface, whole genome shotgun sequence genomic DNA:
- the zgc:91999 gene encoding protein kinase C and casein kinase substrate in neurons protein 2: protein MSDPEPEPQEDPSRSFWMPGNYVATVQRTPNCFQVCEDVVACFKDRARVERHYAQQLKEWSSKWKSIIDNRPLYGSLMRAFQSFFSSAERLSVLHSSISRSLVEEDGERIHVWQKEAFKRKMFIGFRESHDFETAFARAQKPWVKKLNKLDKAQREYNKSCEREQSALDKERQAKNNPGVNELTLTKIQQNCERAAQERDKARDRYEKVLDDVTGYAPRYMEEMESVFDQSQEQERKRISFLKQTFLSIHRHLDVTNNDSIKAVYSELHHTLMSICEQDDLRWWRNNHGPGMTTDWPSLQEWVPPVRKKKPGKKPKPVTVDTKAVMIGGVRVKALYDYVGEEADELSFKAGEEFLKVEDEDEQGWCRGVKEGGVEGFYPANYAHVEQGHHQDAQET from the exons ATGTCGGACCCGGAGCCGGAGCCACAGGAGGACCCGAGCCGGAGCTTCTGGATG CCCGGTAACTACGTGGCGACGGTGCAGCGGACGCCAAACTGTTTCCAGGTGTGTGAGGACGTGGTGGCGTGCTTTAAGGACCGGGCGCGGGTGGAGCGGCACTACGCCCAGCAGCTGAAGGAGTGGAGCAGCAAGTGGAAAAGCATCATAGACAACA ggccTCTGTATGGTTCTTTGATGCGAGCGTTTCAGAGTTTCTTCTCCTCCGCTGAGCGTCTCTCCGTCCTGCACTCGTCTATCTCTCGCTCGCTGGTGGAGGAGGATGGTGAGCGGATTCACGTCTGGCAGAAAGAAGCGTTTAAACGCAAAATGTTCATAGGATTTCGGGAGTCACATGACTTCGAGACGGCGTTCGCACGCGCTCAGAAGCCCTGGGTGAAAAAACTGAACAAG ctggaTAAAGCTCAGAGGGAGTATAATAAGTCGTGTGAGAGGGAGCAGAGTGCGCTGGATAAAGAGCGTCAGGCCAAAAACAACCCCGGCGTGAACGAACTCACACTCACCAAGATCCAGCAGAACTGCGAGAGAGCAGCGCAAGAGCGCGACAAG gcccGGGATCGGTATGAGAAGGTTCTGGATGATGTAACAGGATACGCCCCCCGTTATATGGAGGAGATGGAGTCGGTGTTCGACCAATCACAGGAGCAGGAAAGGAAACGCATCAGCTTCCTCAAACAGACCTTCCTGTCCATCCACAGACACCTCGACGTCACCAACAACGATAG TATAAAGGCTGTGTACAGTGAACTCCACCACACTCTGATGTCCATCTGTGAACAGGATGATTTACGCTGGTGGAGGAACAACCACGGCCCAGGCATGACCACTGATTGGCCGTCACTGCAG gagtgggTTCCTCCAGTTAGGAAGAAGAAACCAGGAAAGAAGCCAAAGCCTGTAACCGTAGACACCAAAGC ggTTATGATTGGAGGAGTGCGAGTGAAAGCTCTGTATGATTATGTTGGGGAGGAGGCTGATGAACTGTCATTCAAAGCAG GGGAGGAGTTTCTGAAGGTGGAGGATGAAGATGAGCAAGGCTGGTGTCGTGGAGTAAAAGAGGGCGGAGTCGAAGGCTTCTATCCAGCCAATTACGCTCATGTGGAGCAGGGACATCATCAGGATGCACAGGAAACCTGA